The following proteins are encoded in a genomic region of Zonotrichia leucophrys gambelii isolate GWCS_2022_RI unplaced genomic scaffold, RI_Zleu_2.0 Scaffold_291_66248, whole genome shotgun sequence:
- the LOC135441434 gene encoding olfactory receptor 14J1-like, whose amino-acid sequence MFFFLLNLALSDLGSICTIVPKAMHNSLWDTRDISYSGCTAQVFMFAFFISSEFALLTIMCYDRYVSICKPLHYGTLLGSRACAHMAAAAWASGFLNALLNTANTFSLPLCHGNALGQFFCEIPQILKLSCSKSYLRELGLLAISICLFSGCFLFIVFSYVQIFRAVLRIPSEQGRHKTFSTCLPHLAVVSLFFSTAAFSYLKPPSISSPSLDLALSVLYSVVPPALNPLIYSLRNQELKAAVWRLITGQLKKH is encoded by the coding sequence atgttcttcttcctgctcaacctggccctcagcgacctgggctccatctgcaccattgtccccaaagccatgcacaattccctctgggacaccagggacatctcctactcaggatgCACTGCACAGGTGTTTATGTTTGCCTTTTTCATTTCATCAGAGTTTGctctcctgaccatcatgtgctacgaccgctacgtgtccatctgcaaacccctgcactacgggaccctcctgggcagcagagcttgtgcccacatggcagcagctgcctgggccagtggctttctcaatgctctgctgaatacagccaatacattttccctgcccctgtgccatggcaatgccctgggccagttcttctgtgaaatcccccagatcctcaagctctcctgctccaaatcctacctcagggaacttgggcttCTTGCTATtagtatttgtttattttccgGATGTtttttgttcattgttttctcctatgtgcagatcttcagggctgtgctgaggatcccctctgagcagggacggcacaaaaccttttccacctgcctccctcacctggccgtggtctccctgttcttcagcactgcagcattttcCTACCTGAAgcctccctccatctcctccccatccctggatctggccctgtcagttctgtactcggtggtgcctccagccctgaaccccctcatctacagcctgaggaaccaggagctcaaggctgcagtgtggagactcATTACTGGACAAttaaagaaacattaa